CTTCAATGCCGCCGGTGCCGACCCCGACGGCGACCTGGGAGAGGATCACAATCCGGAGACCCACCTGATCCCGAGGGTGCTCGACACCATGAGCGGCCGGGAGCCCTACCTGCAGATCTTCGGCGACGACTACCCCACCCCGGACGGCACCTGCATCCGCGATTACATCCACGTGGCCGACCTGGCCGACGCCCACGTCCTGGGACTGGAGCGGCTGCTGCGGCTGCGGGAACGGGAGGAGAACGAGCGCCGACCGCTGATCTACAACCTCGGCAACGGCACCGGCTACTCGGTCCAGCAGGTGATCGAGACCGCCAAGGCCGTCACTGGTCGCGGCTTGCTGGCCCACGTGGCCAAACGCCGGGACGGTGACCCTCCCCAGCTGGTGGCCGGGGCCACCCGGGCCCACCAGGAACTCGGCTGGCGGCCCCGCTTCCCAGAGCTGGAAACGATCATCGAACACGCCTGGGCCTGGCACCAGCGCCGTCACCAGGGCTGAGGGCCCCGTGCCCTGGCCAGGGCCTGGCCAGGGGCTCCCCGATGAAGACCCCCTGCCCGGGCATGGCCACACTGCGCCAGTAGCTCTCGATCAGGGTGTCGCCCCGGAGGTAATAGCTGAGCAGCAGCCCGGGATCGGGGAACTTGGCCGTGAAGTTGCACGGTTCCACCACGGTGCCGTAACTGCCGGTGGCGCCGGCCTCGAGCCAGCGCAGCGCGCTCATCTGCGGGCTGTCCGTCAGCTGCCCGCCGAAGGAAGTGAGGTGATCGGCGACGGCACCGGGCCGGAAGCGGTTGGTGCGCACGCCCGCGGGGAAGGCCAGCCCCGTGACGTAGGCCATCACGTCCTGGGCTCCCACCAGGGTGTCGCCGAGGATGATCCGCACCCGCAGGCGGGAGTCGATGGCGGCCTTGACCCTGCCGTAACCGGCGGCCCGACGGTTGCGCCGGGCATCGCCGGTGCTCAGCAGGTAGGCGGTTCCCGGCGGTGCGGTCCCGTCCGAGGCCACCCCCTGCTGGATCAGACGCCTGGCTGCCGCCGCGCTGGTGGCGGCCAGCATCATGCTGGGCCGGATGCGCAGCTGATCCCATGGGCGGCGCACGTCACCGCGGGCGAACAGGGGGCTCAGGGCTGTGGTGCGGCAACCGCTGGCGCAGAAGCGGGGATCGAGGCCGAGGCTGAAGGCGCTGGTGATCGACTGGCAGCCGACCCGGTACGGGGCCGCCCAGGCCAGGGCATAGACCTGGACATGGGCCGGGGTCCGGCGGTCGACGCTGGCCTTGATGCGGCGGAACAGGGCAGGGTTCAGCGAGGCTTCCCCGGGCGCGAAGCGCACCCGGATCACCTGGTCCGGGGGGATCAGCCGGGCCGCCTGGTACTGCCGGCCGATGGTCTCGCTGAGGGGATCGGCGGCGTTGACGATGATCGCCAGGTGGCGATGGTCGAGGGGGCCGCGGGAGGGCGGTCCGGCGTCGTTGGAGCGGCTGTCACCCCATGGGCTGCCGCTGGCCGCCAGGGCCAGCGGCAGCAACAGCGCAACCCCGACAGCCAGGCGACGGCGCCACGCACCCGGTGGCCCGGCGCTGATCGATGCAGCCCCGGCCGGGGGTCGGGAAAGCGGAGGCCATGGCGAGGGAGAGGCCATGGCGAAGGCGGTGAGGCTGGGGGTTTGGCCGACAGGGGGGGCTCCGAACACGGAGTGGTCCTGGAAGCGAGAAAGAAAGCGAAGGGTGATGAAAAGACGTGGGTGGCCTGTCGCGGGCCCGACCCACGTCCTTCCCTTCGTCAGGTCGATCTTAGGACCAGCCCAACGTCGTGCAGGTCCATGATGGCGGCCTAGATTTGAGATCATCGGCGTTCCTTTTGCCATCCCGATCCCCTGGTCCGCCGGGCTGGGGCAAGCCCCAGCTCCAATCCCTTGTCGTGTGGCCCGGAGGCGGCTACCCAACCGGACACGGCAGGACGCCCCAGCCCCGACTCCCAATCCGCCATTTCCAGCATCCTTTCCGCCTTGCCGTTGATGCCGCTTCTCCATCGCATCGCCAGACGACTCCCCAGCCCCCTGCTTGCCCCCCTCACTGACCAGAGACCCGCTGCACGTCTGATCCGGCATTCGGCGAAGAAGTACTGGAGGCTTCTGGCCCTCAACTTCTCCACCAGCCTGGCCGCCAGTCTCAGCGAGGGCGCCACCCTCGGGATCATCTTTCTTGCGGTCAGCCTGATCAGTGCTCCCGAGAACAGTGACTGGAGCAAGATGTCCGTTCTCGGATCTCTCAACCAGCTGCCCTGGCTGCAGGGCGGGCTGAACAGTGCCCTGAACACCCGGGCCGGTCGCGACAGCCTCTTCGTGCTGCTCCTGGCCACTGCCGTGGCCCTGCAGGGCCTGATGGCGGCGACCAGTTATGTCAACAGCGTCAGCACCGCCGTGATGGGTGCCCGGATGGGAACCGAAATCACCGGCAAGCTGAACGATCGGGTCCTCTCCCTGACTTTCGGCTGCGCCAGCCGTTACCGCGTCGGTGACCTGCTCAATTATGTCGGCTCCGGGGGCGGCACCGTTGAGAAGGAGATCAGCCTGGCCAACGGACTGTTGATGAACAGTCTGCAGCTGATCATCTACCTGGCCATCCTGGTGGCCATCTCCCCCTGGCTTCTGCTGGTCGCCTTTGCGATGGCCGCTGTCATGCAGATGGTCCAGAAGGTGCTGCTGCCACGGATCCGCAGGAATTCTCAGGAGCAGCAGAAAGTGAGCGTCGAGCTCTCCAGCCATCAGAACGAACAGATCCAGGGTCTGCGGCTGCTGCACAGCACAGGCCAGCTCGAAAGCTCCAGAAAAAGGCTGAAGGCGCTGCTCAATGAAAGCAAGCGACTGTCGATACGGCAGAGCAAGCTTGCCAACATCGTCCAGCCGATTTCCAACATGCTGCCGATCATCTCGATCGCCATCATCGCGGCGCTCAGCCTGATGGTGTTCAAGGACCGCAGCAGCGGCGTCCTGCCGAGCCTGGTGACGTTCATCATCGCCCTCCAGAGACTCAACCAGCGGGTCGGCAGCCTGACGGGCCTGGCCACGAGCTATGCCGCCAACAGTGCCAACGTCGAGCGGCTCAACCAGATCCTGCGCGACGACGACAAGGAATTCATCCGCACCGGCGGTGTGCCGTTCACGGCCCTGCGCGAGGCGATCCAGCTGGATGATGTCTCGTTGCGCTACAGCCCCGACCTGCCCCAGGCCCTCTGCTCCATCCAGCTCGCCATCGGCCACGGCCAGACGGTCGCCCTCGTCGGCTCCAGTGGCGCCGGCAAGAGCTCCATCGCCGATCTGCTGGTGGGTCTCTACGAACCCACCGGCGGAAGGATCCTCGTCGACGGCGTCGACATGCGGACGATCAATCTGGCCAGCTGGCAGCAGCGCCTGGGGGTCGTCAGCCAGGACACCTTCCTGTTCAACGCCAGCATCGCCAGCAATATCGGCTTCGGCGTCGAGAACGCCTCCATGGACGACATCATGGCCGCAGCCACCAAGGCCCAGGCCTCCCGCTTCATCGCGGATCTCCCCGATGGCTACGACACCAAGATCGGCGAACGGGGCTATCGGCTCAGCGGCGGCCAACGCCAGCGAATCTCACTGGCCAGGGCGATTCTGCGCCGACCTGAGCTGCTGATCCTTGATGAGGCCACCAGCGCCCTCGACAGCCAGAGCGAACGGCTGGTGCAACAGGCGATCGAACAGTTCGAACGCCAGCACACTGTTCTCGTGATTGCCCACCGGCTCAGTACAATCGTCAATGCCGACGTGATCTGTGTCCTTTCGGAGGGAAGGATCGTGGAGCGGGGCCGCCACCATGAGCTGCTCGCCCAGGACGGTCAGTACGCGAAGCTCTGGAGCGAGCAATCCAAACATCCCCAGCAGAAGCCGATGACTCCAGCCCCCGTCTGATGGCTTTCCCATTGCCCGGGGCGACCCTGCAGGAGCACGAATCTTTCCCATGATCATTGCCTGCACGATTGATAATAACTACATCCGGCACTGCGCCGTGATGCTGAAATCCCTGCAGCTCTCCAATCCAACCGAAAGCCTCAGCGTCTATATACTCCACGGCGTCATCGATGCCGCAGAACGAGCTCGGCTGGCGGCCTACCTCGGTGAATTTCTGCCTTCGGTCTCCTTCCTGCAGCTGGATGAGCAGATGCTCGCGGGTTTTCCCGTCTTTGGTCATATCAGCCTGGCCACCTATTTCCGGCTGCTGCTGCCGGCGGCCCTTCCCCATGCGGTGGAGAAGGTCCTCTACCTGGATTCCGATCTGATCGTCGTCGACTCCCTGCGGGACCTCTGGGAGTCGCCACTGGAGGGAAACAGCATCGGTGCGGTGGAGGAACACAACCAGGACTTCGACCGCAACCGCCTCGGCCTGGCAGAAGGCTCCCTGGTCTTCAATGCCGGGGCGATGCTGATCGATCTGGGCCGCTGGCGCCGGGAGAGCATCCTGGCCAACGGGCTGGAATTCGCCCGCACCCATCCCGAGCGGATCAAGCACTGGGACCAAGACGTGCTCAATTCCCTGCTCGAGGCCCGCTGGCGGCCGCTCGACTGGCGCTGGAACGCCCTGCCCCACCTCTGGATGCATCCGGAGTACACCTGCGCCGACACCCCCTTGGGCCGGCAGGCGGAGCTGGCCCGGGCGAGCCCCGCCGTGATCCACTTCGCGGGCTCGGGGGTGGCCAAGCCCTGGCACCATCGCTGCACCCACCCCTGGCGGCAGCGGTACCTGGAGATCCGCCAGCAGACTCCCTGGGCACACCTGCCCCTGGAGGGCACCCCCGACACCTCCCTGGGTGAACGGCTCGGACGACTGCGCTTCCGGGTCAAACGGGCCGGCAAGGAGATGCTCGGCCGGCTGGCCCCCCGGAACCGATGACCATCCAGATCGGCGACCACCGGCTCACCTGCATCGGCTACACCGACAGCACCGAGGCGGATCTGCTGGGACGCTTCCTGCGCCAGGGGAGCCGCGCCCTTGCCGAGACGCAGGGGGAGTACACGCTGGTGATCGAGACCGACGCCGGGGACGTGACCGTGGTCACCTCGCCGGTGGGGGCCACCCATTACTACGTGCTGGAACACGACGGCCGCCTCTTCCACGGCGACCGGGTGGCCGAGATCCTGCGCCGCAGCGGCCTGACCTGGCGCTGGAACTGGCAGGCCCTCGGCGATCTCTGCCAGCTGGAGAACCTGACCGACAACCAGACCCTCCACCCGGCGATCCGGCGGGTGCCCCCCGGCAGCGTTCTCCACTTCACCGATGGCAGGGTCTGCCTCCACTCCGTCGCGGTCCTCGATGGGATCCCATCGGCCCCCGCCGACCCCGACGCCGCCGTCGATGCTCTCAACGACGCGGTCCTGCGGCTGGCGGGGGACAACCCCTATCTGTCCCTGTCGGGCGGGTTCGATTCGCGGGTGATTCTGGCGTCGATGCTGGGCCAGGGTCTGCGGCCCCATCTGATCACGATGGGGCGGGAGGAGGCGACCGACGTCCAGGTGGCCCGCCGCATGGCCAGCCGCTTCGATCTGCCCCACCAGCTGATCAACCTGGACCTGGAGGAGTTCTTCGCCCACGGACCCTGCATCTCCAGCCTCACCAACGGCACCAAAACCGCCTGGCACTGGCACACCTTTCTCTATCCGCTGAAGGCCAAGATTCCCGCCGATGCCACGTTCTTCGTCGGCACCCTGGGGGAATTCGCCCGCACTTACTACTTCGACCGGGGCTGGCTCGGCCGGATCGCTTCTCTGGCTCCCGAAGCCGCCTTGAGCCAGTTCTGGCGCCTGAAAGTGGAGCGTCATCTCAGCTTCTCAGCCGAGGAACTGCAGCATCTGGCCCCGCCGCTGGCCGCCCAGTTGATGCCGGAGGGTCGCAGCCAACGCGCCGCCAGGCTTGCCGGCTTCTGTCGGGGAGGCTTCCTCGAAGGTCTCACCCGGTACTACTTCGAGCAGCGGGTGCCCAATTTCTACGCCAATGGGATCTGCATGTACCGGGCCTCCAGCGCCTGGCGATCCCCCTTCCACGACCGCCGCTGGATCGAAGCGATCTGGAATCTCCCCGATGGTTGGAAGCTGGGCTCCAACTGGCACCGCCATGCCATTGCCCGCAACTGCCCGGAGCTGCTCAGCTTTCCCGAGGAGAACGGCTTCGACAAGAGCCGGATGCTGGCCAAGGCCCCTCCCCTCTACTGGACGCCGCCCATGCGGAGGGCCCGGTACATCAGCTACGACCTCAGCGCCGACTGGTACCGCGACCCCAGGATGCACGCCTTCCTGCGGGAGCACGGCGGACTGATCGACGACCTGGTGGATCCCGACCTGCTCCGCCGGATTCTGGATGCCCATCGCAACGGCACCGACAGGACCCGAACCCTGGCTTTCCTGCTGACCCTGATCTTCTGGAAGCAGGTGATCACCCCATGAAGGTGGTGTTCGTTTCACACATGGCCACCCGCAGCGGTGCCCCCCTGCTGCTGCTGTGGCTGTTGCGCTGGCTGATGGAACACGGGCAAGACATCGAGCCGGCCGTGGTGCTGCTCAGCGATGGGCCCCTGCGGCCGGAGTTCGAAGCCCTCGCCCCCACGGTCGCCTGGAGCCAACCCCTCTTCCAACCCCTGCGTGAGCGGCTTGCCACCAGGCTGGGTAGGGGCACCCCCACCAGTCCAGCCGGCCTCCTTGAGGCTGCGATAAGGCGCCACAAGCCCGACTTGATCTACCTGAACACCTTGGTGCTGGGCAAGCACCTCAAGGGCCTCAGCACCGACCCGACCCTGCCAGCCTGTCTGAGCCACGTGCATGAGCTCGAAACAACGCTCGCCACGATGAGCACCCCGGAGGCTGTGGCCCGCCAGCTGGCCCTCTCCAGCGAAGTGGTGGCCTGCGCCGAAAGGGTGAAGCAATCCCTTCAGGCCCATCACGGCCTCCCGCTCAGCCGCTGCACGGTGATTCCGGAGTTCGTTCCATTTTCTGCACAAGACCTTGTTCCGACGACCGAGCCCGTCCCACCCCTGAAGGGGAACGCGGCGGATCCGCTCATGAGGCGCCTTGAGGTCGCCGTTGAGAACGGCACTTTCGTCTTCGGGTTCGCCGGCCAGGCGATCGCCCGAAAGGGGTTCGATCTCTTCCCGCAGCTGGTACGGGAATGCGAACGGGTCTTCGCCGGAACGCCCTTCCTTGCTGTCTGGCTCGGCGCCGCAGCGGCCCAGGAGCAGGTGATCGTGGCCCGACGAGATCTATGCCTGATGCAATTGGAACACCGTGCCCTGCTCCTCCCGCCCATGCCCACCGGCATCAGTGTCATCCGGCGCTACGCGGTCCATGGGTTGCTTTCACGGGAGGATCCCTACCCCGTGGTCGCCCTGGAGGCGGCCGTCACGGCCGTGCCCACCGTGTGCTTCCGCAGCAGTGGGGGGATCGCGGACTTCGTGGCCGATGGCTGCGGCGTGGCGGTGGACTATCTGGATCTTCGGGCCTTCGCTACTGCCCTGCATCGGCTCAGCGCGGACCCGGAGAGCCGTCGGCGTCTGGGCGAGCGCAGCCGGGCCAAGGTGTTCCGGGAGTCCAGCATCGACGTCGTGGCACCCCAACTGCTGGCATCCATGGAGCGGGCCATGGCGGCCGGAGCCCGCCGTGGTTGAGGCGCCCCTGCCCAGCTCCCGCCGCCTCTATGGCTGGCCCGAGAGCCCCGGCCTCACCGTGCCAGAGCGGTTCAACACCGATCCGGATCGACCGCTCTTCTCGATCGTCATCCCCACCCTCAACCAGGGGCCCTACATCGAGGACACCCTGCTCTCGATCCTCTGGCAGGGCTACGACAACGTCGAGATCATCGTGGTGGACGGCGGCAGCACCGACGACACCCCGGCGGTGCTGGAGCGCTACCGCCCCTGGATCTCGGTGCTGATCAGCGAGCCCGACCGGGGCCAGTCGGACGCCATCAACAAGGGATTCCGCCGGGCCAGCGGATCGATCCTGGCCTGGCTCAACTCCGACGACCTCTATCTCCCCGGTGCCTTCCGCACCGTGCTGGAGGCCTTCGCCGCCCAGCCTGGCGGCCGCTGGGTGATCGGCAGCGGCGACATCATCAGCGCCGACCAGCAGTTCCTGCGCCACGTCCCCGCCCGGGCGGGATCGGAGCAGACTCTGCTGGCGATCGAGAACGACTGCTTCCTGCTCCAGCAGAGTTGCTTCTGGAGCGCCTCCCTCTGGCAGGAGGCCGGCGGGCAGGTGGACGAGTCCCTCAGCCTACTGATGGACTACGACCTCTGGTGGCGATTTTCCCGGCGCTGCACCGGCATCGTCACCCAGGAGAAACTGGGTGCCATGCGCTACTACGCCACCGTGAAGACCCGCCGCCAGGGGGAACGGTTTCCGGCCGAACTGGCCACCATCTACGCCCGCTACGGGGCCAGCGCATCGCTCGATCGGCTGGTGCAGCAGCTGCTGGCGGAGACATCCGCCCTCGGCGAGCGGCTCTCGGCCCTGGAGCGCCAGCTGCCGGTGCGGCTGCTGCGTCGCCTGCGGCTGCTCCCCCGACCATGACGACACCCGAACTCTTCGTCGGCATCACCAGCTGGAACAGCGAGCTGTTTCTGCCCCACTGCCTGGAGGCCCTCCAAGCCACCACCGCGGACCTCCACACCCGCGTCTGCGTGCTGGACAACGGCTCCACCGACCGCTCGGTGGCCATCGCCCGGCAGCGGGGGGCCGAGGTGGTGCAGCGCCGCTGCAGCCAGCCGGAGGCGCTCAATGCCCTGCTGAACCGATCGCGCTCCCCCTACACCCTGCTGCTGCATGCGGACGTGATCCTGCTGGCACCGGACTGGTTCGAGCTGTGCCGCTCCCGGCTGGGGGAGGGGGTGGCCCTGGTGTCACCCCAGGACATCGGCTGCGGACCGCTCACTCGCCCCTTCGGCGCCGGCATGCCGGAGAGCTCCTTCCTGCTGATGCACACCCGGCGGTTCCTCCGCTGCCGGCGCCTCCACTGGCGGCGCAAGGGGCGCCTGCCGCGGCCCCGCTACGAGATCGACTTCCACGGCCCCCACATCACCCACCACCTGCCGCGGGAGCTCCAGCGGCAGAAGCTCGGCTGGGTGCCCATGGATGTCTACGTGTCCAACCGGGCCAGCGAACCGCTGTTCACGCCGGCCTCGCCACCGGCGGTCTGGAGCGACGAGCTGGCCTACCTGCGCTACGGCCTCGGCAACTTCTACGGCCTCGACGGCACCATCACCCACTACCACAACTGGTACGACCGGATCGCCGCCCGGGAGAAGAGTGAATCGGCACCGAACCCCGCGCGCAAGGATTTCCCGGTGGACTTCATCCGCTCCTACACAAACCGGCTGCTGGAGGACTACGGCGCCGGCCGGCTGGAGCTGCCCACCGACCTCAGCACCACCCGCACCCCCAGGGCGCTCTAGCCCACCGCTTCCTTCATGACCGGTCCCTCGTCGCCACGGCCGATCGCCGCCCATTTCCTGCTGGTGCCGGAGCTGCTGCACTCGCCCCCCAACGAGGCGATCATCTCCGCCCTTCTGGAGAACGGCTACGACGTCCACGTCTTCGCCCCCGGTCCCTGCGGCAGCACCGCCCCCTACGGCGAACGGGTCAGCACCCACCTTGTGGCCTATTCGATGCGCTGGCTGCTGGCCCAGGCCTGGCGCCCCCGCTGGCGGCGGTACGCCTGCTTCTCGGGCACCACCGAGGATCCGATCGCCGTGGTGGGGGTGCTGGCCCGCCTGCACCGCCGTCCCTCCTTCATCCTGGGGGACGAGATCCGCGCCGGCAGCTACCGGGGTCCGCGCTCGGAGCGCTGGAAACGGCTCTGTCTGCAGGCCTACCGGCGGGCGCGCTTCACCATCGTCAACGACACCCACCGGGTGGATCTGGTGCGCGACTACGCCGGCCTGCCGCCGGCCCAGCCGGTGCTGGTCTTCCCGGGCTGCTTCCGCCATCCGCCGGAGCGGGATCCACTGCTGCGCCGGGAGCTCCGCCAGCGCTGGGGACTGGCGCCGGACGCCCTCACCCTGGCCATCTCCGGGGGCTTCAACCTCACCGCCGGCGCCGACTGGCTGCTCGACGCCCTGCACGAGGATCCGGCCCTCTGCGCCGTGATCCAGCCCCTGGGGGTCGATCCCCTGGCCCTCTACCTGCTGCGGCGCCTGAGCCTGGGGGGCCGGCTCCACATCGAGACCGGGCGGCTGTCCTGGCAGGAGGCCTGGCGATCGGCCGTGGGCTACGACATCGGCCTGGCGGTGTACACCAATCCAGCGCCCCAGTTCCAGGCCATGGGGGTCAGCTCCAACCGCCTGTGCATGTACCTGGCCATGGGGGTGCCGGTGATCTGCAGCCGCCAGCCCAGCTTCCAGTTCGTCGAGGACTTCGGCTGCGGCGTGATGGTCGACGATGGCGCCGGCTTCCTGGCGGCGGCCCATCAGCTCGGCGCCGACCTGGAAGCCCGCCGGGAAGACTGTGCCCGCTGCTTCCACGACCACATCCGCCCCCGGGAGCGCTACCGCGCCCTGGTGGAGGCGATCGGCGCCCTGGGGCGTCCCTGAGGGAGCACCCACCACCGCCACCATGAACCGCTCCTCCCTCAACCTGCGCCTCTACCTCGCCGCCCGGGCCGTTGTGCACAGCAGCCGCCGCCGCATCCCGCGGGCGCTGCTGCCGCCGCGGCGGCCCCTGGGCGATCGCTTCACGATCGCGATCACCACCTTCGAGGCCCGCTACGAGAGCTACTTCCGTTCCCTCTACCGCTCCCTGCGACGCACGTTCCCCGAGGTGCCGATCCTGGTGGCCGTCAACGGCCACGGCGATCCGGCCAGCCAGAGCCGCTACCTGGAGCGGCTGTGCGCCGAGCTGGCCAGCGGCGAGCCGCCCCACTGCCGCTTCCTGCTGCATGAGCGGGTGGTGGGCCTCTGCCAGATGTGGAACGAACTGCTCCAGGCCAGCCCGACGGCCACCACCCTGGTGCTCAACGACGATCTGCGCATCGACCCCTACCTGCGGCGCTGGGCCGAAGCGATGGCCTGGGAATCGGTGGATCTCAGCCTGCTCAACAACACCTGGTCCCATTTCGCCATCGGCCGACACTGCTGGGAGCGGATCGGTGCCTTCGACCAGAGCTTCAGCGGCATCGGCTTCGAGGACATGGACTACACCGCCCGGGCCTCCCTTGCGGGCGTGGGGATCGAGGGCGTGGCGTGTCCCTACCTGCACCATGCCAATGACGAGCCCGCCACCACCTCCTTCGACGGCCAGTCGGAGCGGGTGTGGGGAAAGTACACCTCCGCCAACCAGGTGGTGTTCGTCCGCAAGTGGGAACGCTGCCCGGAACACGAAGGGACCTACATCCGCCAGCTCGGCCACCACGTGCGGCCCGTCGCCCCCCTGCCGCACCTCCCCGTGCCGCCCCCGATCCCCGCCGAACCCGGGATCGTCTACCTGGATCGGACGCCATGAGGGTGCTGGTGCTCGCCCCTTCCGCCTACCTGCTCGGCGGCGTCCAGGACTGGCTGGCGAACCTGGTGCCGGGCCTGCGGGACGGTGGGCTGGAGGTGACCGTGGCGGTCCCCGACGGGG
This genomic stretch from Cyanobium gracile PCC 6307 harbors:
- a CDS encoding ABC transporter ATP-binding protein; its protein translation is MPLLHRIARRLPSPLLAPLTDQRPAARLIRHSAKKYWRLLALNFSTSLAASLSEGATLGIIFLAVSLISAPENSDWSKMSVLGSLNQLPWLQGGLNSALNTRAGRDSLFVLLLATAVALQGLMAATSYVNSVSTAVMGARMGTEITGKLNDRVLSLTFGCASRYRVGDLLNYVGSGGGTVEKEISLANGLLMNSLQLIIYLAILVAISPWLLLVAFAMAAVMQMVQKVLLPRIRRNSQEQQKVSVELSSHQNEQIQGLRLLHSTGQLESSRKRLKALLNESKRLSIRQSKLANIVQPISNMLPIISIAIIAALSLMVFKDRSSGVLPSLVTFIIALQRLNQRVGSLTGLATSYAANSANVERLNQILRDDDKEFIRTGGVPFTALREAIQLDDVSLRYSPDLPQALCSIQLAIGHGQTVALVGSSGAGKSSIADLLVGLYEPTGGRILVDGVDMRTINLASWQQRLGVVSQDTFLFNASIASNIGFGVENASMDDIMAAATKAQASRFIADLPDGYDTKIGERGYRLSGGQRQRISLARAILRRPELLILDEATSALDSQSERLVQQAIEQFERQHTVLVIAHRLSTIVNADVICVLSEGRIVERGRHHELLAQDGQYAKLWSEQSKHPQQKPMTPAPV
- a CDS encoding glycosyltransferase family 8 protein, translating into MIIACTIDNNYIRHCAVMLKSLQLSNPTESLSVYILHGVIDAAERARLAAYLGEFLPSVSFLQLDEQMLAGFPVFGHISLATYFRLLLPAALPHAVEKVLYLDSDLIVVDSLRDLWESPLEGNSIGAVEEHNQDFDRNRLGLAEGSLVFNAGAMLIDLGRWRRESILANGLEFARTHPERIKHWDQDVLNSLLEARWRPLDWRWNALPHLWMHPEYTCADTPLGRQAELARASPAVIHFAGSGVAKPWHHRCTHPWRQRYLEIRQQTPWAHLPLEGTPDTSLGERLGRLRFRVKRAGKEMLGRLAPRNR
- a CDS encoding glycosyltransferase family 2 protein; its protein translation is MNRSSLNLRLYLAARAVVHSSRRRIPRALLPPRRPLGDRFTIAITTFEARYESYFRSLYRSLRRTFPEVPILVAVNGHGDPASQSRYLERLCAELASGEPPHCRFLLHERVVGLCQMWNELLQASPTATTLVLNDDLRIDPYLRRWAEAMAWESVDLSLLNNTWSHFAIGRHCWERIGAFDQSFSGIGFEDMDYTARASLAGVGIEGVACPYLHHANDEPATTSFDGQSERVWGKYTSANQVVFVRKWERCPEHEGTYIRQLGHHVRPVAPLPHLPVPPPIPAEPGIVYLDRTP
- a CDS encoding glycosyltransferase family 4 protein: MATRSGAPLLLLWLLRWLMEHGQDIEPAVVLLSDGPLRPEFEALAPTVAWSQPLFQPLRERLATRLGRGTPTSPAGLLEAAIRRHKPDLIYLNTLVLGKHLKGLSTDPTLPACLSHVHELETTLATMSTPEAVARQLALSSEVVACAERVKQSLQAHHGLPLSRCTVIPEFVPFSAQDLVPTTEPVPPLKGNAADPLMRRLEVAVENGTFVFGFAGQAIARKGFDLFPQLVRECERVFAGTPFLAVWLGAAAAQEQVIVARRDLCLMQLEHRALLLPPMPTGISVIRRYAVHGLLSREDPYPVVALEAAVTAVPTVCFRSSGGIADFVADGCGVAVDYLDLRAFATALHRLSADPESRRRLGERSRAKVFRESSIDVVAPQLLASMERAMAAGARRG
- a CDS encoding glycosyltransferase; protein product: MTTPELFVGITSWNSELFLPHCLEALQATTADLHTRVCVLDNGSTDRSVAIARQRGAEVVQRRCSQPEALNALLNRSRSPYTLLLHADVILLAPDWFELCRSRLGEGVALVSPQDIGCGPLTRPFGAGMPESSFLLMHTRRFLRCRRLHWRRKGRLPRPRYEIDFHGPHITHHLPRELQRQKLGWVPMDVYVSNRASEPLFTPASPPAVWSDELAYLRYGLGNFYGLDGTITHYHNWYDRIAAREKSESAPNPARKDFPVDFIRSYTNRLLEDYGAGRLELPTDLSTTRTPRAL
- a CDS encoding glycosyltransferase family 2 protein, encoding MVEAPLPSSRRLYGWPESPGLTVPERFNTDPDRPLFSIVIPTLNQGPYIEDTLLSILWQGYDNVEIIVVDGGSTDDTPAVLERYRPWISVLISEPDRGQSDAINKGFRRASGSILAWLNSDDLYLPGAFRTVLEAFAAQPGGRWVIGSGDIISADQQFLRHVPARAGSEQTLLAIENDCFLLQQSCFWSASLWQEAGGQVDESLSLLMDYDLWWRFSRRCTGIVTQEKLGAMRYYATVKTRRQGERFPAELATIYARYGASASLDRLVQQLLAETSALGERLSALERQLPVRLLRRLRLLPRP
- a CDS encoding asparagine synthase C-terminal domain-containing protein, which codes for MTIQIGDHRLTCIGYTDSTEADLLGRFLRQGSRALAETQGEYTLVIETDAGDVTVVTSPVGATHYYVLEHDGRLFHGDRVAEILRRSGLTWRWNWQALGDLCQLENLTDNQTLHPAIRRVPPGSVLHFTDGRVCLHSVAVLDGIPSAPADPDAAVDALNDAVLRLAGDNPYLSLSGGFDSRVILASMLGQGLRPHLITMGREEATDVQVARRMASRFDLPHQLINLDLEEFFAHGPCISSLTNGTKTAWHWHTFLYPLKAKIPADATFFVGTLGEFARTYYFDRGWLGRIASLAPEAALSQFWRLKVERHLSFSAEELQHLAPPLAAQLMPEGRSQRAARLAGFCRGGFLEGLTRYYFEQRVPNFYANGICMYRASSAWRSPFHDRRWIEAIWNLPDGWKLGSNWHRHAIARNCPELLSFPEENGFDKSRMLAKAPPLYWTPPMRRARYISYDLSADWYRDPRMHAFLREHGGLIDDLVDPDLLRRILDAHRNGTDRTRTLAFLLTLIFWKQVITP
- a CDS encoding TIGR03790 family protein, whose amino-acid sequence is MLPLALAASGSPWGDSRSNDAGPPSRGPLDHRHLAIIVNAADPLSETIGRQYQAARLIPPDQVIRVRFAPGEASLNPALFRRIKASVDRRTPAHVQVYALAWAAPYRVGCQSITSAFSLGLDPRFCASGCRTTALSPLFARGDVRRPWDQLRIRPSMMLAATSAAAARRLIQQGVASDGTAPPGTAYLLSTGDARRNRRAAGYGRVKAAIDSRLRVRIILGDTLVGAQDVMAYVTGLAFPAGVRTNRFRPGAVADHLTSFGGQLTDSPQMSALRWLEAGATGSYGTVVEPCNFTAKFPDPGLLLSYYLRGDTLIESYWRSVAMPGQGVFIGEPLARPWPGHGALSPGDGAGARPRRVR